The following proteins are encoded in a genomic region of Bacillota bacterium:
- a CDS encoding DUF58 domain-containing protein, giving the protein MRPSGANASGAWWPGLGAFILGLLLRNPVVVAAALLFLTIAGASEVWVRHGLGGLAYHRRLSTTRVFPGERFEVEFIVENRKRLPLPRLVVEDDFPAGLELQGVPVTSHHQAGRVRVSNLFALRWWQRVRRTAAAVAGGRGVYRFGPALVVCGDPLGLAQTEMTVEGPAGGTEALIVYPQLIPVTRWPATARALPSGRRARPRVGLADPYDFFGLREYVPGDPLKYLDWKATARTGRLHTRILHPLPSDRAWVVVDISTAAHPYLGTDRDIAETVISMAASLALELLRAGQQVGVLANAYARDWGPALRVAPSSAPAQAALILEGLARLDVFPSTALDDLIRRELPASAADHHLWFVGWSDAPGLGRALDHARARGFRATWIQIEQKEGGAVEPIMAQSGVGGRA; this is encoded by the coding sequence GTGAGGCCGTCCGGCGCCAACGCGTCTGGCGCCTGGTGGCCCGGCCTCGGCGCCTTCATCCTCGGTCTGCTCTTGCGGAACCCGGTGGTCGTCGCGGCCGCCCTGCTTTTCCTGACCATCGCCGGGGCCTCCGAGGTCTGGGTGCGCCACGGCCTGGGGGGCTTGGCCTATCACCGCCGCTTGTCGACCACCCGAGTCTTCCCGGGCGAGCGATTCGAGGTCGAGTTCATCGTCGAAAACCGCAAGCGCCTGCCCCTGCCGCGGCTGGTCGTGGAGGATGACTTCCCCGCCGGCCTCGAGCTGCAGGGGGTGCCGGTCACCTCGCATCATCAGGCCGGGCGGGTCCGGGTGAGCAACCTCTTCGCCCTCCGTTGGTGGCAGCGGGTCCGCCGGACGGCGGCGGCCGTGGCCGGCGGTCGCGGCGTCTATCGCTTCGGGCCGGCCCTGGTGGTCTGCGGCGATCCCCTGGGCCTGGCGCAGACAGAGATGACCGTTGAAGGCCCGGCGGGCGGCACTGAGGCGCTGATCGTCTACCCGCAACTCATTCCGGTCACCCGCTGGCCGGCCACGGCCCGGGCCCTGCCCTCGGGCCGACGGGCGCGGCCGCGGGTCGGGCTGGCCGACCCCTATGACTTCTTTGGTCTGCGGGAATACGTGCCCGGTGATCCCCTGAAGTACCTGGATTGGAAGGCGACGGCCCGGACGGGGCGGCTGCACACGCGGATCCTCCACCCGCTGCCATCCGACCGGGCCTGGGTCGTCGTGGATATCAGCACGGCCGCCCATCCCTACCTGGGGACGGACCGAGACATCGCCGAAACGGTCATCTCCATGGCCGCCTCACTGGCCCTCGAACTGCTGCGGGCCGGCCAGCAGGTCGGGGTGCTGGCCAACGCCTACGCGCGGGACTGGGGTCCGGCTCTGCGAGTCGCCCCCTCGTCGGCCCCGGCCCAGGCGGCCCTGATCTTGGAAGGGCTGGCCCGGCTGGACGTCTTCCCATCGACGGCCCTGGACGACTTGATCCGGCGGGAACTGCCGGCCTCGGCGGCCGATCATCACCTGTGGTTCGTCGGCTGGAGCGACGCCCCCGGCTTGGGAAGGGCCCTCGACCACGCCAGAGCCCGCGGCTTCCGCGCCACCTGGATCCAGATCGAACAGAAGGAGGGCGGTGCGGTTGAGCCGATCATGGCTCAGAGCGGTGTTGGCGGCCGGGCCTGA